The genomic interval TTTGTAATCATAAAAATCTACATCTTTTACCACTTCACCCGGTAATGTCGTTTCAGGCGTCTCATTACCAAGTACCGCTACTTCTACTTCGCGTGCTGCCACACCTTGCTCAATGACAAGTTTACGATCAAATTGCAGTGCTTCTTCAATACCTTGTTTGAGTTCTTCAGTATTTGTGCATTTAGAAATTCCAACTGAAGATCCTAAATTTGCCGGTTTCACAAATACAGGATACGTTAACTTGCCTTCAACAAGCGAGATTATATTTTCTTTATGTGCTTCATACTCAGACTTTAAAAAGCTTACGTATGGTAATTGAGGCAGACCACGTGTCGCAAACAGTTGCTTCATTACAAGTTTATCCATCGAGCTTGAAGCAGCGAGTACACCATTCCCAACGTAAGGAATATCCAGCACTTCAAATAGTCCCTGAATCGTTCCATCTTCACCGTTTGGACCGTGAAGCAGTGGAAATACTGCATCATACTTATGACCCGTCGTTGACTTATTCAGCATATCAGAAACCGATTGTCCATCTGATTCTGATAATCTTAATATCTCACTATCTTCAATGCATTGTGTAATGGCTGGACCTTTTAACCATTCGCCGTCGTTTGTAATATAAATTGTATCGATTGCATATCGTTCTTTATCCATCGCATTAATTACGGATTGGGCTGTAAGTAATGACACTTCATGCTCAGCACTTTTCCCACCATATATAATACAAATATGTTCTTTTGTCATATGTATTCCTCCAAACTATTAATAGTATAATATTATCATGATATAATGATACATGCACTTCATTTCATATATGCAATAAAGTCGTGTTACATATTTATATATACTTTAAGATGAATTATGTATAATAAAATTTATAATTATTTATAAGGGGTAATCAAATGCCAACAAGTAAGACGAGTAAGACACGTAATAAACAGAAACGTTCATGGATTGAAAGAATAGACTGGTGGCTCATCATTTTAATTTTAGCGTTTTTCGCAATCAGCTTAGTTATTATATCTTCTGCGATGACCGGTCAGCAATATGGTACAAATTTTGCCATGCGACAAGTGTTATATTATTTACTTGGATTCGCGCTTGCACTTTCTATCATGTTTGTCAGTCCCGAGCTCATTAAAAAATGGACATTTTTCATATATATAGCTGGTAATTTAGCTTTATTAGGATTATTAATATTACCAGAATCATCATTTACACCGGTTATTAATGGTGCGAAAAGCTGGTATGTATTCTTTGGTAAGCTGAGTCTGCAACCTTCTGAATTTATGAAAATTATATTAATGCTGACATTAAGCAAAGTTGTATATGACCACAATCGTTTTACATATTATAAATCATTCCAGACTGATTTAGCACTTTTACTTAAAATCGGATTAACTTCGCTGATTCCGATAATTCTAATATTGCTTCAGAATGACCTCGGAACGACGCTTGTACTATTAGCAATCATCCTCGGTGTTGTTGTCGTTTCAGGCGTTACGTGGAGAATTCTCGCGCCATTTCTTATCACTGTATCGCTATTAGGTGCTTCAATCATCTTAATGGTAATTTATAAGCCGGCACTTATTGAGAAGTTACTCGGCATCCAAACTTATCAACTCGGCCGTATTAACTCATGGCTAAATCCCAGCCAGTATAGCGACGGAGAAGGGTTTCATTTAATGGAATCCATGAAGGCAATTGGTTCTGGTGGTTTATTTGGTAAAGGTTACAAAGGTGGAGAAGTATACATCCCTGAAAACCATACAGACTTTATCTTCTCAATCATCGGTGAAGAATTTGGATTTATCGGTGCTATTATCGTACTCGTATTATTCCTGGCGTTATTCACACATCTTGTACGTCTTGCACAAGTTACAACGAAGCCATTCTCATCATTCTTTTTAGTTGGCTTTATCAGTATGATCGCATTCCACGTTTTCCAGAACATAGGTATGACAATTCAAGTTGTTCCGATTACCGGCATTCCATTACCATTCATCAGTTATGGTGGAAGTGCCCTCTGGTCGCTTATGTGTGGTATAGGTATTACATTATCAATTTATTATCACTCCAACCCCGAACAGTTAAAGAAACTTAAAGAAAAATAAGAGATAGAGACATACGTCTCTATCTCTTATTTTCTTATGTATTTATTTCAGCTTGGCAGGTGCGACATTCGGTAACGTGCGCATAACATCAAGACGAGATTTCGTTTTACTAATATTAACGCCTAATGAAGAAAGCAGAGTGACAACGCTTTTAATTTTTTCTTGTGATTGTTTCATACAAATCACTCCAATCCATTTGTTATTTATAGTGTAACCGATTTTTTTCCATATGACTATAGGACTATAGACTTATTTATGTTAATTTTTTGATAATTTTATGAACTGTATGTTAAATTCATACACGCTTTCTTCATATCACTCACAATATGAATTGTGTATAATAGAAAGCATTAGGGGGTTATACATTGAGCCAATTACAGGAAATCGATTATTCTCAGATTTTTTCTATATTATTTTTTGTCGGATTTATATTCAATATCTTTTTAGCGTTTGTTGTCATATTTCTTGAAAGACGACAAGCTGGTTCAACGTGGGCCTGGCTGCTCGTATTATTCTTTCTTCCGATAATCGGCTTCATTCTATACTTATTATTCGGGCGTCAGATTAAACATCATACAATATTCACGTTAAACGATAGCGATCGCATCGACCTCGAAAAAATTGTTAATGAACAGCGCATCGCAATCGATAAAGGAAATATTAATGTACGTTCTGATGAAATCATTAAGCATAGCAATATTATCCGTATGCTGCTGCACAATTACTCATCATTTTTAACGACAGATAACGCTGTTGAAATATTAACAGATGGCCGCAAGAAATTCGATCGTTTACTTGAGGATATCGAGAACGCAGAGGACCATATTCATATTCAGTACTACATCTTCAAAAAAGATGGTATCGGATTAGATATTATCAATGCTTTAATGAAGAAACTTGAAGAAGGTGTAGAAGTAAAAATGCTCTACGATGATATTGGCTCAAGAACACTTTCATTATCCCGTTTCAAAGACTTTAAAGCACTTGGGGGGCAAGTCGAATCATTCTTCCCTTCTAAGTTACCACTCATTAATTTCCGAATGAATAACAGAAACCATAGAAAAATTGTCGTTATTGATGGAAAAATCGGTTATATTGGTGGCTTTAATGTTGGTGATGAATACCTCGGACTCGACAAAAAATTCGGTTACTGGCGTGACACACATTTACGCGTTGAAGGTGATTCAGTTAATGCACTGCAACTGCGCTTTATGATGGACTGGAACTCGCAAATCACGCGTGACTTTATGTCTTACGATAAGAAGTACTTCCCTGACGTAACAAGTAAAGGAGATATCGGAATCCAAATTGTATCCAGTGGGCCAGACTCATCTGCACAACATATAAAAAATGGTTACTTAAAGATGATTACATCAGCAAAAGAATCCATTTATATACAATCACCTTACTTCATACCGGACACTTCATTGTTAGATGCATTAAAAATTGCAGCAATGACAGGTGTTGAAGTTAATATTATGATTCCAAATAAGCCGGATCATCCATTTGTTTACTGGGCAACGTATTCTAATGTCGGCGAACTATTAGATGTCGGGTGTAACATATTCATATATGAAAACGGCTTTATCCATACGAAGATGGTACTTATAGACGATGAAGTCGCAAGTGTCGGAACTGCAAATATGGACTTCAGAAGTTTTGAACTTAACTTTGAAGTCAACGCCTTTATATACGATGATGTCGTTGCGAAAGATTTACGTAAAACTTTCGAGGAAGATGTACGTGTATCTTCACAACTAACGAAAGAAATTTACGACCAGCGTGTTATGCTGATTCGCATTAAGGAAGCCATTGCACGACTTATATCTCCAATATTATAAATGGCTGAGACAGAAGAAATCTGTCCCAGCCATTTTTTAAAATGTAAACATAAAAGAAAGGAATTTTTCACAATATGAACAATGATATTATCAAACTAACAGAAGACTTTGTGAAGCACATACATAAAGATGACACATCAGGGCATGACTTCGCTCACGTTGACCGTGTCAGAAAGCTCGCACTGCATATAGCAAAACAAGAAAATGCAAATCCCTTTATCGTAGAGATGGCAGCATTATTACATGATACAGTCGATGATAAATTATTTGATGAACAACAAGCATGGGATAGATTGAATGCTTTTTACAGCACAATTGACATTAGCGACGCGCAAATCGATGAAATTAATCATATTATTCGCTATATGAGCTTTAAAGGCGGACAGAATGAAGGGAAACTTAAGTCGTTAGAAGGTTTTGTCGTACAGGATGCCGACCGATTAGATGCGCTCGGTGCTATCGGTATCGCCCGTACATTTATGTTTGCAGGGAAATTTGGAGAAGCAATGTATGATGAAAGGATTCTCCCTAGAAAAGATTTATCAAATTATCGCGATCAGAGTACTGCAATCAATCACTTTTATGAGAAACTGTTTAAACTCATACATTTAATGAATACTGAAACCGGAAAAAAGATTGCACAGGAACGCAATGCGTATATGCAGCAATTTATCGATACATTTAAAAAAGAATGGCACGAACCATTTTAAATAAAACGCGTTTTAGGAAATTGAGTTCCTAAAACGCGTTTTCTATTATTTATTTCTTTTTCTTCTTCTTACTTGATACTACTTGCGTATTCTTCGGTTGATTCGCACGTTCATTCTGTTCATGCGCTTCGATTAATGGTGCAATTTCTTCGTGTACTTTCTTTTTATAGAATTTATTACCCAACCATGTCTGAACGACTAAGAATGCACCACCGACTGCCCAGTATAATGGCAATGCAGCTGGTGAAATCGCTGACATCCACACGATCATAATCGGTGAAATGAACATCATCATACGCATTTGTGCTTTTTGCTCATCAGGGATGTTCTGCATAGATACATAAGCCTGAACTGCATATACAATACCTGCAATAATTGTCATTGCGATATCTGTTTTTGTTAAATCAAACCATAAGAAGTCCGGATATTTCGTAATGCCGCCTTCAGTAGGATACTTTAATACATAGAATAATCCTGTAACAATCGGTAATTGAATTAATAATGGTAAACAACCCATGTTTAATGGATTAATGCCGTTTTCTTTATATAACGCCATCATCTCCTGGTTTGCTTCCATCTTCTCTTCTTGTGTACGTGCACGTTTCACACGTTCCTGAATTTCTGTCATCTGTGGCTTGATTAAAGCCATTTTCTCACGCATCACACTTTGGTTACGGTACGTTTTCATCATGAATGGGAATAATGCTAAACGTACAATTAAAGTAATTGCAATAATAGCAAGACCATAGTTATGTCCCATATGAGATCCTAACCAGTGGATTAACTGATCTAATGGATGTACAAATGTATCATAGAAAAATCCATTACGGTTTGATTCTTTTGAATAGTCACAGCCTGATAAAACAATTGCTGCAGTAAATACTAGGAGCCATATCGACTTCTTTTTCATTTTTTCACCTCATAATATTATTCACATAGAGGTTATTTTATCATAAATTATTGCATACATAAACAAAAACCATGATATTTTACTTTTTACTTATAATACTGTAAATAATCTGTAACAACTTGCGGAATGTTTTTGCTTCTTGCGATTGACGAAATTGTTGAAATCCCGTCAGCACCTGAACCGATAATCATTTCACAGTTTGTTGAAGTAATTCCACCGATTGCTACAATCGGAATATCTTCATCATATAAACGCATTTTACGAATTAATTCAATGCCCCCTGGCTTCTTTGCGTCACTTTTACTACTTGTTTCATACACCGGTCCTACACCTATATAATCAACGTGCGTCAAATCTGATTGGTCATATTCCTCAAAATTACCGACGGATAAACCGATAATTTTTCCTTTAAAGTCTTCGATGATATTCTCAATCTTCTCATCATCCTGACCTAGATGGATACCGTCAGCATCAATCTTCTTTGCGAGTGGCACATCATCATTAACGACAAATGGGACGTTGTATGCTTTACACAAACGAAATAAACGAATCGCAAGCGCTTCTTTGTCATCACCAGTTAGTGCATGCGGTCCCTTTTCTCTGAACTGGTACATCGTAATTCCCGCTTCCAGTGCTGATTTCAGTATATTTTCTAATTGACCATCCGGCACGTCCGAAGTTCCTGCAATGAAATAAACACGAAGCATTTCCTTATTAAACATACGCTACACTTCTTTCACATGTAATTCCTTTGCTATATCATCTTCTTGAACACAATAGAGCTGATCTATTAAATTCATAGCAAAATGTCCTGGCAAGGTCCCATTAGCACTTTGTTCTGCGCGCTCTGCTGCAATTGTATAAGTCGCAACCGCCTCTGTTAGTAGCGCTAATGAAGGTTTAATTTCATTATATATGAAACTTGCAACAACTGCTCCTAATAAACATCCGCCACCTGTCACTTTAGTTAACAGCGGTGTACCATGTTTTAGTAAATGCATACGTCCATCCTGACAGATTGCATCTACTTCTCCTGTAACAATAATTGCTGTTTTAAATGTGTTATATGCATTTCTCGCGACGATATCCGTTGATAACGATGCATCCGCATCTGTTCCTTTCATTGATGCTTCTCCTGTTAATGCCGCAAGTTCAGAGGCATTCCCTCGAATAACACTAATGTTATACTCATGAATAAGTTTGAGACAGAATGCTTTACGAAATTTTGATGCACCACATGCAACCGGATCCAGTACAATCGGTACGTTATGTTTATTGGCATATTCAGCTGCTTTTAATATATTCTCTTTATGAGATTCTTCAATTGAACCGATATTAATTAAAAGCCCACCTGCGTACATTAAAAATTCTTCCATTTCTCTATGCTCTGTCGCCATAGCAGGACTGGCACCTAATGCAAGCAGCCCATTTGCAGTGAAGTTTTTAACAACATCATTCGTTATACAAATAATAAGCGGATTATCATTACGTAGTTGTGTAAGCATTACTCTACCTCCTGAAACTTGAAGTGATTAACCGGACCTTGTCCATGCCCGAGTTCAGGTGTATACTTAATCGCCATATCCATATAATGTTTCGCTAAAGTTACTGCATCTACGATTGACTTACCTTTAGCAAGTTCAGCAGTAATTACTGCTGAATATGTACATCCCGTACCATGTGTATGTTTCGTATCATAACGTTCTCCCGGCAAAGTGCACAGTCCAGACTTCGTGAATAAGTAGTCCGTTGCATCCCCTTTTAAATGTCCCCCTTTAATTAATACGCTTTGTGCACCAATTTCATTAATAAATATTTTCCCGGCACGTTCTATTTCATCGATTGTTTCGACCTTCATATTTATAATCGTCTCAAGTTCCGGTATGTTAGGTGTAACAACTGTAGCAAGATCCAGCAACTTCGTACGAACGGCATTCTGGCCATGCTCATCAAGTAATAAATCTCCGCTTTTTGCAATCATAACAGGATCTATTACATAAGGAATGTTATGACGTTCAATATATGGTCTTACAACGTCCATTACTTCACTCGTTGCAAGCATGCCCGTTTTTACAGCGTTTGGTACGATGTCAGAATATACACTCTCCAATTGTGCATGAATTACGTCTACCGGTTGATTAAATACTTGCTGAACGCCTAAAGTGTTTTGTGCAACAAGGCTTGTAACGACGCTCATACCATATACACTACGCGATTGAAATACTTTAAGGTCAACTGTTGTTCCTGCACCACCTGTAGGATCTGTACCTGCGATTGATAATGCTGTTCTCATTAATATTCCTCCCAAGTTTCAATATTATATGACATATTAAAAAAGCGTTTTTCATGTATACAACTTTCAACAAAGTTCTTTCTTAATATTTCTAACTCATCATCTGAAGCCGTCTGACTGAACGCATTCACCCATCTATCAAGGTGTCCGATAAGTTCGTCCATATTTACGCAATAAAATTCAACCCATGGCTTAAGCGGATTATTTGTTAAGTCATTTCGCGCTCTTATTTTCAATGCTAATTGCTGATATACATATGGACATGGTGCCATCGCACAAATCGTAAAGCTCGCATCACTGTAACGATATGCATTGTAATACATATGTTTAATATAATGATCACTTGATGGATACCACTCACCTTCCTTAATCAACGATTTATAATCTACACCAGCATAGTTTGCCAACGTATAATGCGCATCAATTTCACCATTCATAACAAAATCAATTTGTTCGAGTAAAAACTTTATTCCTTCTCTATCATTTAATTTAGGAATGAGTAAACTATATATTTTCGCAAATTCATTTAAATATAAACTATCTGCCTTTAAGTAGTGACATACAGCGTCTTTCTTCAAGTCACCTTTAATAATCCCCTGAATAAAAGGATCATTATAAATCGATTCGATAATTGGTTCTACTTCTTTCTTTAACTCTTCTGTAAACATATAATTCCTCCTCAAAATAAAAAACCTATCTCCGTATAGGAAATAGGTTAAATACACATAATGGTACTTAGCACAACTTTCCTACGCCGGCATTATCCGGATCAGGTAAAGGGTTTGACAGACGTCATCTCAGCACGAAGCACCCCTAGTGTGTATCATTTACTTATAGTTTAACTAAGTTAATAAATTAATGCAAAAAAGAGCTTTAAAGTGAATTTCACTTTAAAGCTCTGAATATAAATTATAATCTTGCTCCACATGCTGGCCATGGTTGTGCACCACGAGAGTTATATAAGATTTGAGCACGTTTTGTTTGCTCTGCTGCAGATGCTTGGTGTGGATATCCTGAACCACCAACACTTTGCCATGTTTGTAAATCAAATTGGTACATACCGTAGAAGCCATTGCCTGTATTGATAGAAGCATTTCCACCTGATTCACATTGTGCTAATGCTGACCAGTTTAAACCATTGTTAACGCGAGGCGCTGGTGCAGCCTGAGTTTTTGTATATGTGACTTGTTGCTTAGGTGCACTATATACTGTTTGTTGAACAGGTGCTTGATAAGTTGATTGTGCTACTTGATTTTTAACTGGCGCTTCGTATGTCGTTTTTGAAACTGCTGGTTGAACAGGCGCTTTGTATGTTGATTGTGCTACTGGATTTACTGGTGCTTGTTGAACATTGTTTGAAACAGGCGTTCCAACTGAACCATTAATCTTTAATGTGTCTCCAGCAATGATTAAATCTGATTGTAAACCATTCCATGCTTTAAGCTGTGCTACTGTTACACTATATTGAGATGCAATTTTACCTAATGTATCTCCAGGCACGATAACGTATGTTGCATCACTATTGTTTGATGATTTGTTTGTATCATTTGTTTCATTAATATTTAATACTTGATCAGCAATGATTAAATCTGACTTTAAGTTGTTTTCAAGCTTTAACGCTTGAACTGAAGTATTAAATTCGTTAGAGATTTTCCATAATGAATCTCCACTTTTTACTTTATATTGAGCTGCATCAGCTTGAGTCGCTGCGAATGTTCCACCTACTGCAAATACTGTTGTCACCGCTAATAATTTTTTCATTTTGGAATGTCCTCCTAGAGTTTATATGCGTTTTGAATAACTATACTATATCAAATTAAAATATTTCATAGGTTACAGTTATATAAAGAATTAAGTGTTATGTTACACTCATGTTACAATTCTACAAAATAAAATGATTTCGCAATTACACGAAATCATTTTTTATTATTAGTAAGCTGTTGACCATTGAGATGCGCCAGCTGTTTGGTATAATATTCTAGCGCGTTTCCATTGTTCTTCAACTGAAGCGTTTGCTGGGTTTCCAGTTCCACCTACTGATGCCCATGTTGATGGTGAGAATTGGAATAATCCGTAGTAACCTGCTGGGTTAACAGCACTTGGATTACCGCCTGATTCGCGTTGTGCGATAACACGTAAGTGTGCATCCATCGATGAATTACCAGCTGGTGCTGCTGCTTGTTGTACTGGTGCTTGTTGTACCGGCGCTTGTTGTACCGGCGCTTGTTGATGTGCAGCTGTTTGTTGTACTACTGGTTGAGCAGGTGCTGCTTGCTGTACTTGTTGTACTGGCGCTTGTTGTACTTGTGTATGTTCAGTTGCTTGTTCAGGCGCTTGTACTACTGGTGCTGCTTTAGCTGCTACTGGTTGTACTGAAACTGGTGTTTGTGCTGCTGTTTGAGTAACAACTTGTTTTTCCTCTTTATCAACGATAATCATTTTACCGGCTTTAAGATCTTTATTTGATTTAATTTTATTCCATTTCTTTAAATCTGCTACTTTAGTATCAAATTTCTTAGCGATTTTTTCTAAAGTATCACCATTTTGTACTTCGTATTTCCCTTTAACTAATACTTCTAATTTTTGATTTGGGAAAATAATATCTGAATCTAATTTATTGATCTTTTTAATACGTTCAACTGTTGTATCATATTTATCAGCGATAGACCAAAGTGACTCACCTTGAGATACTTTATGTTCCTTCGCGTCTGCCTGTGCTGTAATTCCTGTAGCTAAAATAGCGATACCTGTAACTGTTGCAAATTTTTTC from Macrococcus armenti carries:
- a CDS encoding D-alanine--D-alanine ligase, which gives rise to MTKEHICIIYGGKSAEHEVSLLTAQSVINAMDKERYAIDTIYITNDGEWLKGPAITQCIEDSEILRLSESDGQSVSDMLNKSTTGHKYDAVFPLLHGPNGEDGTIQGLFEVLDIPYVGNGVLAASSSMDKLVMKQLFATRGLPQLPYVSFLKSEYEAHKENIISLVEGKLTYPVFVKPANLGSSVGISKCTNTEELKQGIEEALQFDRKLVIEQGVAAREVEVAVLGNETPETTLPGEVVKDVDFYDYKSKYVDGQVKLQIPANISPEIQTTLRDMAIEAFKATDCSGLVRADFFLTEDEKIYINETNAMPGFTKFSMYPLLWENMGKSYSELITDLINLAKERYNDKKNIKYKMD
- a CDS encoding FtsW/RodA/SpoVE family cell cycle protein; this translates as MPTSKTSKTRNKQKRSWIERIDWWLIILILAFFAISLVIISSAMTGQQYGTNFAMRQVLYYLLGFALALSIMFVSPELIKKWTFFIYIAGNLALLGLLILPESSFTPVINGAKSWYVFFGKLSLQPSEFMKIILMLTLSKVVYDHNRFTYYKSFQTDLALLLKIGLTSLIPIILILLQNDLGTTLVLLAIILGVVVVSGVTWRILAPFLITVSLLGASIILMVIYKPALIEKLLGIQTYQLGRINSWLNPSQYSDGEGFHLMESMKAIGSGGLFGKGYKGGEVYIPENHTDFIFSIIGEEFGFIGAIIVLVLFLALFTHLVRLAQVTTKPFSSFFLVGFISMIAFHVFQNIGMTIQVVPITGIPLPFISYGGSALWSLMCGIGITLSIYYHSNPEQLKKLKEK
- a CDS encoding Lmo0850 family protein; amino-acid sequence: MKQSQEKIKSVVTLLSSLGVNISKTKSRLDVMRTLPNVAPAKLK
- the cls gene encoding cardiolipin synthase, which translates into the protein MSQLQEIDYSQIFSILFFVGFIFNIFLAFVVIFLERRQAGSTWAWLLVLFFLPIIGFILYLLFGRQIKHHTIFTLNDSDRIDLEKIVNEQRIAIDKGNINVRSDEIIKHSNIIRMLLHNYSSFLTTDNAVEILTDGRKKFDRLLEDIENAEDHIHIQYYIFKKDGIGLDIINALMKKLEEGVEVKMLYDDIGSRTLSLSRFKDFKALGGQVESFFPSKLPLINFRMNNRNHRKIVVIDGKIGYIGGFNVGDEYLGLDKKFGYWRDTHLRVEGDSVNALQLRFMMDWNSQITRDFMSYDKKYFPDVTSKGDIGIQIVSSGPDSSAQHIKNGYLKMITSAKESIYIQSPYFIPDTSLLDALKIAAMTGVEVNIMIPNKPDHPFVYWATYSNVGELLDVGCNIFIYENGFIHTKMVLIDDEVASVGTANMDFRSFELNFEVNAFIYDDVVAKDLRKTFEEDVRVSSQLTKEIYDQRVMLIRIKEAIARLISPIL
- a CDS encoding HD domain-containing protein, which gives rise to MNNDIIKLTEDFVKHIHKDDTSGHDFAHVDRVRKLALHIAKQENANPFIVEMAALLHDTVDDKLFDEQQAWDRLNAFYSTIDISDAQIDEINHIIRYMSFKGGQNEGKLKSLEGFVVQDADRLDALGAIGIARTFMFAGKFGEAMYDERILPRKDLSNYRDQSTAINHFYEKLFKLIHLMNTETGKKIAQERNAYMQQFIDTFKKEWHEPF
- the yidC gene encoding membrane protein insertase YidC; this encodes MKKKSIWLLVFTAAIVLSGCDYSKESNRNGFFYDTFVHPLDQLIHWLGSHMGHNYGLAIIAITLIVRLALFPFMMKTYRNQSVMREKMALIKPQMTEIQERVKRARTQEEKMEANQEMMALYKENGINPLNMGCLPLLIQLPIVTGLFYVLKYPTEGGITKYPDFLWFDLTKTDIAMTIIAGIVYAVQAYVSMQNIPDEQKAQMRMMMFISPIMIVWMSAISPAALPLYWAVGGAFLVVQTWLGNKFYKKKVHEEIAPLIEAHEQNERANQPKNTQVVSSKKKKKK
- the thiE gene encoding thiamine phosphate synthase, whose protein sequence is MFNKEMLRVYFIAGTSDVPDGQLENILKSALEAGITMYQFREKGPHALTGDDKEALAIRLFRLCKAYNVPFVVNDDVPLAKKIDADGIHLGQDDEKIENIIEDFKGKIIGLSVGNFEEYDQSDLTHVDYIGVGPVYETSSKSDAKKPGGIELIRKMRLYDEDIPIVAIGGITSTNCEMIIGSGADGISTISSIARSKNIPQVVTDYLQYYK
- the thiM gene encoding hydroxyethylthiazole kinase, which translates into the protein MLTQLRNDNPLIICITNDVVKNFTANGLLALGASPAMATEHREMEEFLMYAGGLLINIGSIEESHKENILKAAEYANKHNVPIVLDPVACGASKFRKAFCLKLIHEYNISVIRGNASELAALTGEASMKGTDADASLSTDIVARNAYNTFKTAIIVTGEVDAICQDGRMHLLKHGTPLLTKVTGGGCLLGAVVASFIYNEIKPSLALLTEAVATYTIAAERAEQSANGTLPGHFAMNLIDQLYCVQEDDIAKELHVKEV
- the thiD gene encoding bifunctional hydroxymethylpyrimidine kinase/phosphomethylpyrimidine kinase, translating into MRTALSIAGTDPTGGAGTTVDLKVFQSRSVYGMSVVTSLVAQNTLGVQQVFNQPVDVIHAQLESVYSDIVPNAVKTGMLATSEVMDVVRPYIERHNIPYVIDPVMIAKSGDLLLDEHGQNAVRTKLLDLATVVTPNIPELETIINMKVETIDEIERAGKIFINEIGAQSVLIKGGHLKGDATDYLFTKSGLCTLPGERYDTKHTHGTGCTYSAVITAELAKGKSIVDAVTLAKHYMDMAIKYTPELGHGQGPVNHFKFQEVE
- the tenA gene encoding thiaminase II; translation: MFTEELKKEVEPIIESIYNDPFIQGIIKGDLKKDAVCHYLKADSLYLNEFAKIYSLLIPKLNDREGIKFLLEQIDFVMNGEIDAHYTLANYAGVDYKSLIKEGEWYPSSDHYIKHMYYNAYRYSDASFTICAMAPCPYVYQQLALKIRARNDLTNNPLKPWVEFYCVNMDELIGHLDRWVNAFSQTASDDELEILRKNFVESCIHEKRFFNMSYNIETWEEY
- a CDS encoding LysM peptidoglycan-binding domain-containing protein, which translates into the protein MKKLLAVTTVFAVGGTFAATQADAAQYKVKSGDSLWKISNEFNTSVQALKLENNLKSDLIIADQVLNINETNDTNKSSNNSDATYVIVPGDTLGKIASQYSVTVAQLKAWNGLQSDLIIAGDTLKINGSVGTPVSNNVQQAPVNPVAQSTYKAPVQPAVSKTTYEAPVKNQVAQSTYQAPVQQTVYSAPKQQVTYTKTQAAPAPRVNNGLNWSALAQCESGGNASINTGNGFYGMYQFDLQTWQSVGGSGYPHQASAAEQTKRAQILYNSRGAQPWPACGARL
- a CDS encoding LysM peptidoglycan-binding domain-containing protein, with amino-acid sequence MKKFATVTGIAILATGITAQADAKEHKVSQGESLWSIADKYDTTVERIKKINKLDSDIIFPNQKLEVLVKGKYEVQNGDTLEKIAKKFDTKVADLKKWNKIKSNKDLKAGKMIIVDKEEKQVVTQTAAQTPVSVQPVAAKAAPVVQAPEQATEHTQVQQAPVQQVQQAAPAQPVVQQTAAHQQAPVQQAPVQQAPVQQAAAPAGNSSMDAHLRVIAQRESGGNPSAVNPAGYYGLFQFSPSTWASVGGTGNPANASVEEQWKRARILYQTAGASQWSTAY